The sequence below is a genomic window from Tenacibaculum tangerinum.
GAGCTGCTGAAAACATACAAGGAGGTATGCCTTACTATATTACTGTGAGAGATAGCGGACAAGGTTGTGACATCCCAGAACCAATTAGATTAACAACTGCTGAACCAGTAGATTTACAATTAACGGTAGATTATGAGTATACCTGTCCAACAGGCAATATCATTTTGGCAATGGTAGATGAAGTTTATAGAAACAATGTATCCTATACATTATTCGATGGTACAGGCAATTCTGTAGCAACCAATACCACAGGTGAGTTTATCGACGTACCAGCAGGTAACGGTTATATAGTTACAGTTACGCATACAATAACTTCGTGTTCTGAAAGTTCTAGTAGTAACCCAATTGATATCATAGCATATCAACCATTAGTATTAACTATTGACGATTCGGTTAAGAATACGTTAATTGCAAATGCAGAATTTGGATTGCCACCGTATGAATATAGTGTAGATGGAAGTGAGTTTGGACCCGACAACGAGTTCTTAATTTTACAAACAAAAGACTATACAATAACGGTAAGAGACGCTAGAGGATGTGAGGTTACACTAACGGTTAGAGGAGAATACATCTCTATCTTTATACCAAATCTATTTACACCAGATGGAGACGGAACGAATGATTATTGGTATCCACGTGAAGTAGAAGACTATCACGAGATTAAAGTGTTTATTTATGATAGATACGCACGTAATTTAGCGAATTTCAAAGGAGTAGTAGAAGGATGGGATGGTAATTATGACGGAAAACCACTACCATCAGGAGACTACTGGTATACTATTTACTTTAAAGAACTATCAGGTCAAGAGAAGAAAGTAATGGGTCACTTTACACTATATAGATAAGAGAAATGAGAAAGATTTTAATAATTTTATGTGTAGTATTTTGTAGTGTAAAAGCAACTGCACAGGAGATAGAATTACCACAATACGTGAGTCATTTGGCAGATAATCCGTTTTTAATCTCACCAACCTATGCTGGTATTGGAACGGGATTGCAAATACGTTTGAATGGTGTGAGTCAGTGGATTGGTGTTAAAAATGCACCCGATACACAATCGTTAACTGTTGAAGCACGTATCGCCGATACCTTTGGTGGAGGAATTAGTATTTTTAACGATAAAAATGGAAATACTACACACAAAGGAGCGAAATTGTCGTTTGCCAGTCATTTAACACTAAGTGATTTTCACGATAGCTTTTTATCTTTTGCGTTAAGCTATAGCTTTATTCAGTTTGGTATCGAAACCTCAGAAAATAACTCTGGTCAATCAGTGCCCAACAGAACACTAAATAATTCAAATTTTGATGTAGGACTGTTGTATCGTTATGAACGATTTAGCATTACAGCGAATGTGGTAAATATTCTTAACAAAGAAATTGAAAATTTCCAAACCGGAGAGCCAGAAGTGTTAAGAAAGTACACTGTATTTAGCTCGTACACATTTGCCAATATAAGCAGAAACTTTGAGTTAGAACCTTCAATATTAGTAGAATATAGAGAAGCAGATAAACGCTCTAGAACAGATGTAAATATCAAAGCAAGAAAAGGTGTTAGAGAAGGTTATGTATGGGCAGGGTTGAGTTATACCTTTCTCAACGATCAGTTTTTTACACCCAATGCCATTGCTCCGCTGTTTGGTTTAAAAAAGGATAATTTATACGTGTCGTATGGATTTAGTATTAACATGAATAAAACCCAAGATTTTAATTATGGTACACACATGATAACACTTGGTTTTGACTATGAAAGAAGACCAAGTTTGGCACGCTGTACTCAAAAAATGATTATATTTTAAACAATAGAAAGTAGAAATTGCAAATCCTCAAGCTCAAACTTGGGGATTTTCTTTTTCTTTGCACTAATGGAAAATAAGAACCAAACATCAATTAACCTTAATAAGTATATAAGTAGTACTGGAATATGCTCACGTCGGGAGGCAGAACGCTTTATTACAGAAGGTAGAGTTACGATCAACGGTAAACCTACCCAATTAGGAAATAGAGTATACGAAGGAGATGTAGTAAAAATTGATGGAAAATTATTAAGAGCAAAGGCTAAAACAATTTATATCGCTTTAAACAAGCCAGTCGGAATTGTTTGTACAACAGATAGTAAAGAACGTAAAAATATTGTAAAATTTGTAGGGCATCCACAACGGTTATTTCCCATAGGTCGCTTAGATAAACCTTCTGAAGGACTCATTTTCTTGACAAATGACGGAGATATAGTCAATAAAATTTTACGAGCAGGAAATAACCACGAAAAAGAATACATCGTTACCGTTAACAAACCAATTAACGAACGCTTTATAAAACGAATGAGTAGCGGAATACCGATTTTAGGAACCGTTACAAAGAAATGTAAGGTAGAACGCATCAACGATACTGTATTTAAAATAACTTTAGTACAAGGCTTAAACCGTCAAATACGACGCATGTGTGAGTATTTAGGGTACGAAGTTAAAAAATTGAAGCGTACACGTATTATGAATGTAACTTTAGGAAACTTGAAAGTAGGTGAGTGGCGTGAATTATCAGCCAAAGAAATGGATGAAATAAATAGTTTGGTAGCTAATTCTACAAAAACAGAGGAAGCCTCAAAAAAAGATTCCGAAGTAACAACAAAAAATAAAAAAGTCTCACCAAAAAAGAACACCAATTTTAAAAATAAGTTTGGAAGACAAAGAAAAAAGTAGTTCTGGTAGTAGGCAATAATTAAATACGAATAACTAACAACCAAGAACCAAGAACCAAGAGCCAAGAACCAAGAATCAAGAACCAAAAGCCATGAGCCAAGAGCCAAGAGCTAACTTTCAACTTTCAACTTTCAAACTTTCAACTTTTATAATTTCAACTTTTATAATTTCAACTTTCACACTTTTTAACTCTTACACTTTTAAACATTCAACTTACATACGTATCTTTGTCGCTTATGCAATTTGACTTAAAAATAACAGACTCTAAAAGTAAAGCACGAGCGGGTGTGATTACTACCGATCACGGAACTATAGAAACTCCCATATTTATGCCTGTAGGTACCGTAGCTACGGTAAAAGGAGTACACCAATCAGAATTAAAAGATGAAATAAATCCTGATATTATTTTAGGAAACACCTATCATTTATACTTACGACCACAAACCTCCATTTTAGAACAAGCAGGAGGCTTGCATAAGTTTATGAATTGGGATCGTAATATTTTAACCGATAGTGGAGGATATCAAGTATATTCCTTATCAGGAAGAAGAAAAATTAACGAAGAGGGTGTAAAATTTAAAAGTCATATCGATGGCTCTACGCATTTTTTTACCCCAGAAAATGTAATGGAAATTCAACGCTCTATTGGCGCAGATATCATTATGGCTTTTGACGAGTGTACCCCGTATCCTTGTGATTATGGATATGCAAAACGCTCTATGCACATGACACATCGTTGGTTAAAACGCTGTGTGAATCACTTAGAAAAAGTTCCACCAAAATACGGATATAATCAAACCCTATTTCCAATTGTACAAGGGAGTACTTATAAAGATTTGCGTAAAGAATCTGCAGAATTTATTGCATCGGTAGGTGCTGAAGGAAATGCGATTGGAGGATTATCGGTAGGAGAGCCAGCAGAAGAAATGTATGCAATGACAGAGGTAGTAACTGCTATTTTACCAGAAGACAAACCTCGCTATTTAATGGGAGTAGGAACCCCAATCAACATTCTAGAAAACATAGCCTTAGGAGTTGATATGTTCGATTGTGTGATGCCCACACGTAACGCCCGAAACGGTATGCTGTTTACTGCACACGGAAGTATCAATATCAAAAATAAAAAGTGGGAAAATGATTTTTCACCTATTGATGAAATGGGAATCACTTGGGTAGATACTATGTACTCAAAAGCGTATTTACGTCACTTATTTGCAGCAAGAGAAATGTTAGGAAAGCAAATCGCATCCATTCATAATTTAGGTTTTTATTTATGGCTGGTACGTGAAGCACGCAAACATATTATAGCAGGAGATTTTGCCACTTGGAAAGATAAAATGGTACAACAAATGAATAAACGTTTGTAATTTGAAAATATTAGATTGGTACATATTAAAACGTTATTTGGTAACCTTTTTGTTTACCCTACTTATTTTAATACCCATTGCGGTAGCTATCGATATTGCCGAAAAAATAGATAAGTTTTTACGGTATGAAAACTTAACAGTTTTTGAAATAGCGAATGATTATTACAAAAATTTTATCATTTATTATGCAAATACATTCATGCCCTTGGCATTGTTTATTGCCGTAATTTTATTTACTTCCAAATTAGCAAGCAATACCGAAATTATTGCGATTAACAGTTCGCAAGTATCTTTTACACGATTTCTATATCCTTATTTTTTAGGAGCAACCATTGTTTGTATAGTAGCACTCTTAATGAATCATTTTTTTGTACCCTCTAGTAGTAAAACAAGAAAAGCTTTTGAAGATAAATACATAAAAAAGAAAAAATATTCAGACAATTCTGTAAGAGAATTTAGTTTGCAACTCAACGATAGCACGTACATATACATTCAAAATTTCGATTTAAAGAGAAATTCAGGATACAACTTCTCTATAGATGAATATGACGGAATTAAACTAAAAAAGAAACTGACTGCCGACAATATTAACTGGATTGAAAAGGATAGCACATTTAAGTTAAGTACGTGGAAGAAACGAAAAATTTTTAAAGACAGAGACAGTATCTTTTCAGGAAGAACCTTAGACACAACTTTTGCATTTACACCAAGTGACTTTAATTATAAAAATACCATGGCTCAAGAAATGAGTTCACCAGAATTGGTTAAGTTTATAAATATATCTCGAAAAAGAGGTATTAAAAACCTAAACGCATATCTAGTAGAACTCTATAAAAGAACCAGTTTGCCCATTGCCTGTTATATATTAACATTAATAGCAGTCGGATTGGCACATAAAAAGGCAAGAGGTGGTATTGGGGCGAACCTTGCCATAGGTATCAGTGTGATGTTCATATATGTATTCTTCTTAAAAGTAGCAGAGGTATTAGGAGCAGTGCCAGGAGCCAATGCACTATTAAATGTTTGGATGCCTAATCTTGTATTCGGTATGTACGCTATATATCTATACTACAATGCACGGAGATAAATTAAAAAACTACCTACACCTACACTTCATTGTTTTTATTTGGGGATTTACAGCAATACTAGGTAAATTAATATCTATAGATGCAGTTCCGCTAGTTTGGTACAGAATGTTGTTAGCAGTAGTATTTATTGCACTGTATTTCATAATTAGAAAAAAATCGTTCCAAATAGAAAAAAAGGCATTAGTAAAGTTTGCAATTTCAGGAGTTATCATAGCAGTACATTGGATAACCTTTTTCAAAGCGATAAAAGTTTCAAATGTTTCTGTTGCTTTGGTTATGATGAGTACAGGAGCCTTTTTTACCTCAATTATAGAACCTTTTTTCTTTAAAAGAAAAATAAAACCCATTGAAATACTATTAGGTTTATTAGTAATTGTAGGGCTATATATTATCTTCAATTTTGAAAGTCAGTATACCCTCGGAATCATATATGCACTCATATCAGCCTTTTTATCAGCGTTGTTTTCAGTCTTAAACGGATTATTTATACAAAAACACGATGCCAATAGAATTTCCTTTTATCAATTGCTATTTGGAGTATTAGGAGTAACCCTATACTTATTGTTTACGCAGCAATTTTCGATAGCATTTTTTCAAATTGAGGCAACAGATTGGATGTACCTACTTATACTAAGCAGTGTTTGTACAGCCTATGCTTTTATTGCTTCAGTACAAGTAATGAAATACTTAACACCATATACCGTAATGTTAACTATTAACTTAGAACCCATCTACGCTATTATTTTAGCATTACTCATTTTTGGAGAAAAGGAACAAATGAATCCAGAATTTTATTACGGAGCCTTTATTGTTTTATTTGTAGTACTGCTTAACGGAATTTTAAAAAACGCGTCTTCTATAAAAAAGAAAATCAGTAAAAAATAGTATTTTAAGAAAAGCCACCAAGGAAAACTGTACAAATTTTTAGTATGTTTGCCTTTACAAACGACTAACTATAAAATTAGAAAATCAAACTATATACAACAATACAATGGAATATTTAGATTTTGAAATGCCAATTAAAGAATTACAAGATCAATTGGTAAAATGTCATATTATAGGAGAAGAAAGTGAAGTAGACGTAACAGAAACCTGTAAAAAAATTGAAAAAAAATTAGCCAAAGCTAAAAAAGATATATATAAAAACTTAACTGCATGGCAACGCGTACAGTTATCTCGTCATCCAAACCGTCCTTATACCTTAGACTACATCAAAGCGATTTGTGGAGATACCTTTATGGAGTTACACGGTGACCGAAGTGTAAAAGACGACAAAGCAATGATTGGAGGATTGGGTAAAATAGGAGACCAATCTTTTATGTTTATTGGCCAACAAAAAGGATACAACACCAAAACACGCCAATATCGTAATTTTGGAATGGCAAACCCAGAAGGATATCGCAAAGCATTACGCCTAATGAAAATGGCAGAAAAATTTGGAATACCAGTAGTAACTTTTATCGATACGCCAGGAGCTTACCCAGGATTAGAAGCCGAAGAACGTGGACAGGGTGAAGCGATTGCTCGCAATATTTTTGAAATGACACGTTTAAAAACACCTATCATTACTATAATTATCGGAGAAGGAGCCTCAGGGGGTGCTTTAGGAATTGGCGTTGGTGATAGAGTTTATATGTTAGAAAACTCTTGGTATTCGGTTATTTCACCTGAAAACTGTTCAACTATCTTATGGAGAAGTTGGGAGCAAAAAGAAAAAGCAGCAGAAG
It includes:
- a CDS encoding PorP/SprF family type IX secretion system membrane protein, which produces MRKILIILCVVFCSVKATAQEIELPQYVSHLADNPFLISPTYAGIGTGLQIRLNGVSQWIGVKNAPDTQSLTVEARIADTFGGGISIFNDKNGNTTHKGAKLSFASHLTLSDFHDSFLSFALSYSFIQFGIETSENNSGQSVPNRTLNNSNFDVGLLYRYERFSITANVVNILNKEIENFQTGEPEVLRKYTVFSSYTFANISRNFELEPSILVEYREADKRSRTDVNIKARKGVREGYVWAGLSYTFLNDQFFTPNAIAPLFGLKKDNLYVSYGFSINMNKTQDFNYGTHMITLGFDYERRPSLARCTQKMIIF
- the rluF gene encoding 23S rRNA pseudouridine(2604) synthase RluF; translation: MENKNQTSINLNKYISSTGICSRREAERFITEGRVTINGKPTQLGNRVYEGDVVKIDGKLLRAKAKTIYIALNKPVGIVCTTDSKERKNIVKFVGHPQRLFPIGRLDKPSEGLIFLTNDGDIVNKILRAGNNHEKEYIVTVNKPINERFIKRMSSGIPILGTVTKKCKVERINDTVFKITLVQGLNRQIRRMCEYLGYEVKKLKRTRIMNVTLGNLKVGEWRELSAKEMDEINSLVANSTKTEEASKKDSEVTTKNKKVSPKKNTNFKNKFGRQRKK
- the tgt gene encoding tRNA guanosine(34) transglycosylase Tgt, whose amino-acid sequence is MQFDLKITDSKSKARAGVITTDHGTIETPIFMPVGTVATVKGVHQSELKDEINPDIILGNTYHLYLRPQTSILEQAGGLHKFMNWDRNILTDSGGYQVYSLSGRRKINEEGVKFKSHIDGSTHFFTPENVMEIQRSIGADIIMAFDECTPYPCDYGYAKRSMHMTHRWLKRCVNHLEKVPPKYGYNQTLFPIVQGSTYKDLRKESAEFIASVGAEGNAIGGLSVGEPAEEMYAMTEVVTAILPEDKPRYLMGVGTPINILENIALGVDMFDCVMPTRNARNGMLFTAHGSINIKNKKWENDFSPIDEMGITWVDTMYSKAYLRHLFAAREMLGKQIASIHNLGFYLWLVREARKHIIAGDFATWKDKMVQQMNKRL
- a CDS encoding LptF/LptG family permease; its protein translation is MKILDWYILKRYLVTFLFTLLILIPIAVAIDIAEKIDKFLRYENLTVFEIANDYYKNFIIYYANTFMPLALFIAVILFTSKLASNTEIIAINSSQVSFTRFLYPYFLGATIVCIVALLMNHFFVPSSSKTRKAFEDKYIKKKKYSDNSVREFSLQLNDSTYIYIQNFDLKRNSGYNFSIDEYDGIKLKKKLTADNINWIEKDSTFKLSTWKKRKIFKDRDSIFSGRTLDTTFAFTPSDFNYKNTMAQEMSSPELVKFINISRKRGIKNLNAYLVELYKRTSLPIACYILTLIAVGLAHKKARGGIGANLAIGISVMFIYVFFLKVAEVLGAVPGANALLNVWMPNLVFGMYAIYLYYNARR
- a CDS encoding DMT family transporter, producing the protein MHGDKLKNYLHLHFIVFIWGFTAILGKLISIDAVPLVWYRMLLAVVFIALYFIIRKKSFQIEKKALVKFAISGVIIAVHWITFFKAIKVSNVSVALVMMSTGAFFTSIIEPFFFKRKIKPIEILLGLLVIVGLYIIFNFESQYTLGIIYALISAFLSALFSVLNGLFIQKHDANRISFYQLLFGVLGVTLYLLFTQQFSIAFFQIEATDWMYLLILSSVCTAYAFIASVQVMKYLTPYTVMLTINLEPIYAIILALLIFGEKEQMNPEFYYGAFIVLFVVLLNGILKNASSIKKKISKK
- a CDS encoding acetyl-CoA carboxylase carboxyltransferase subunit alpha, producing the protein MEYLDFEMPIKELQDQLVKCHIIGEESEVDVTETCKKIEKKLAKAKKDIYKNLTAWQRVQLSRHPNRPYTLDYIKAICGDTFMELHGDRSVKDDKAMIGGLGKIGDQSFMFIGQQKGYNTKTRQYRNFGMANPEGYRKALRLMKMAEKFGIPVVTFIDTPGAYPGLEAEERGQGEAIARNIFEMTRLKTPIITIIIGEGASGGALGIGVGDRVYMLENSWYSVISPENCSTILWRSWEQKEKAAEALKLTAEDGIKLKIVDGIIKEPLGGAHSDREGTFKVVQKQILKAYEELKSLSELDLVSQRMDKYANMGVYKE